In a genomic window of Gossypium arboreum isolate Shixiya-1 chromosome 9, ASM2569848v2, whole genome shotgun sequence:
- the LOC108456020 gene encoding pentatricopeptide repeat-containing protein At2g29760, chloroplastic-like: MKLARPISRRVTSFSSGLKPDRVTKNPLSITVAKELHAYLIKTHRHDDSSSISSVIRAYCLDPFHLHKAYLVFNQIKLPTLLNFNLMIRGFSQSTQPIEGIKIYYKMYCFHGFSGDNITFIFVFKACARVIDIKTGQKFHVHAVKRGFDSYLFVANALIHMYSSCGDLDFARKVFDTMGKRDLVSWNSLICGYSQCKKFKELLGLFNAMQEANVKADAVTMVKVILASCYTDNMGLADSMVKYIEENCIHIDVYLGNTLIDMYGKRGLVNLAREVFDRMPERNLVSWNALIKGYIKAGQVVEARKVFDNMKQRDVISWTSMITGYSQVNQFKDALKLFQDMMAAKVTPDEITVATVLSTCANLGVLDVGRAVHDYICKHGIRADVYVGNSLIDMYFKCGVVKRALEVFHDMKEKDSVSWTSVISGLAVNGFADSALEYFSQMLKDGVGPTHGCFVGILLACTHAGWVDKGLEFFESMEKVHGLTPEMKHYGCVVDLLSRSGYLERAYEFIKKMPVHPDVVLWRILLGACKLHGNVVLAEIATNNLIERDPSNSGNYVLLSNTYAISDRWDAATKMRQLMEGNNVQKPSGWSSIQVDR; encoded by the coding sequence ATGAAACTCGCAAGACCCATTTCGCGACGTGTCACCAGCTTCTCGTCCGGTTTAAAACCAGATCGAGTAACCAAGAATCCTCTGTCTATCACCGTCGCTAAAGAGCTTCACGCGTATTTAATCAAGACCCACCGCCACGATGATTCCTCTTCAATATCTTCCGTTATCAGAGCTTACTGTCTTGATCCCTTTCATTTGCACAAAGCCTATCTcgttttcaatcaaattaaactaCCCACTTTGTTAAACTTTAATCTCATGATCCGTGGTTTTTCCCAGAGTACCCAACCCATTGAAGGTATTAAAATCTATTACAAAATGTACTGTTTCCACGGTTTTTCTGGTGATAATAtcacttttatttttgttttcaagGCCTGTGCTCGAGTTATAGATATTAAAACCGGTCAAAAGTTTCATGTTCATGCTGTGAAACGAGGGTTTGATTCCTATTTATTCGTTGCAAATGCGTTGATTCATATGTACTCTAGCTGTGGTGATTTGGATTTTGCGAGGAAAGTGTTTGATACAATGGGGAAAAGAGATTTAGTTTCTTGGAATTCTTTGATTTGTGGGTACAGTCAATGCAAAAAGTTCAAGGAATTGTTGGGTTTGTTTAACGCAATGCAAGAAGCTAATGTGAAAGCTGATGCTGTGACAATGGTGAAAGTTATTTTAGCTTCTTGTTATACGGATAACATGGGTTTGGCAGATTCTATGGTTAAATATATTGAGGAAAATTGCATTCATATTGATGTTTATTTGGGTAACACTTTGATAGATATGTATGGAAAACGTGGTTTGGTTAATTTAGCACGGGAAGTTTTTGATAGAATGCCTGAGAGAAATTTAGTGTCTTGGAATGCATTGATCAAGGGGTACATAAAAGCAGGGCAAGTTGTTGAAGCAAGGAAGGTTTTTGACAACATGAAGCAAAGGGATGTGATTTCTTGGACTTCCATGATTACAGGTTACTCTCAAGTTAACCAATTTAAAGATGCATTGAAGCTTTTCCAAGATATGATGGCTGCTAAGGTTACACCTGATGAGATTACAGTGGCTACTGTTCTTTCTACTTGTGCCAACTTGGGTGTTCTTGATGTTGGACGGGCAGTTCATGACTATATCTGCAAGCATGGTATACGAGCCGATGTTTATGTTGGAAACTCCTTGATTGATATGTATTTCAAGTGTGGTGTGGTTAAGAGGGCTTTGGAAGTATTCCATGATATGAAAGAGAAGGATTCTGTTTCATGGACTTCAGTTATCTCAGGACTTGCTGTTAATGGTTTTGCTGATTCTGCACTTGAATATTTCTCACAGATGTTGAAAGATGGTGTTGGGCCAACTCACGGGTGCTTTGTTGGGATTTTGCTTGCCTGCACTCATGCTGGATGGGTAGATAAAGGGTTGGAATTTTTTGAAAGTATGGAAAAAGTTCATGGACTAACCCCTGAAATGAAGCATTATGGCTGTGTTGTGGATCTTTTAAGTCGTTCTGGGTATCTAGAAAGGGCCTACGAGTTCATTAAGAAAATGCCTGTACATCCAGATGTGGTACTGTGGAGGATATTGTTGGGTGCATGTAAGCTTCATGGAAATGTAGTCTTAGCTGAGATTGCCACAAACAACCTTATTGAACGGGATCCTTCTAACAGTGGAAATTATGTTCTCTTGTCAAACACTTATGCAATCTCAGATAGATGGGATGCTGCTACGAAAATGAGACAGTTGATGGAGGGGAACAATGTGCAGAAGCCTTCTGGTTGGAGCTCCATTCAAGTAGATAGATGA